The following nucleotide sequence is from Oncorhynchus clarkii lewisi isolate Uvic-CL-2024 chromosome 6, UVic_Ocla_1.0, whole genome shotgun sequence.
actgtctctatactttatataccaaaccctcctgtttactgtctctatactttatataccaaaccctcctgtttactgtctctatactttataatgatttatataccaaaccctcctgtttactgtctctatactttataatgatttatataccaaaccctcctgtttactgtctctatactttataatgatttatataccaaaccctcctgtttactgtctctatactttataatgatttatataccaaaccctcctgtttactgtctctatactttatataccaaaccctcctgtttactgtctccatactttatataccaaaccctcctgtttactgtctctatactttatataccaaaccctcctgtttactgtctctatactttatataccaaaccctcctgtttactgtctctatactttataatgatttatataccaaaccctcctgtttactgtctctatactttataatgatttatataccaaaccctcctgtttactgtctctatactttataatgatttatataccaaaccctcctgtttactgtctccatactttatataccaaaccctcctgtttactgtctctatactttataatgatttatataccaaaccctcctgtttactgtctctatactttatataccaaaccctcctgtttactgtctctatactttataatgatttatataccaaaccctcctgtttactgtctctatactttatataccaaaccctcctgtttactgtctctatactttatataccaaaccctcctgtttactgtctctatactttataatgatttatataccaaaccctcctgtttactgtctctatactttatataccaaaccctcctgtttactgtctctatactttataatgatttatataccaaaccctcctgtttactgtctctatactttataatgatttatataccaaaccctcctgtttactgtctccatactttatataccaaaccctcctgtttactgtctctatactttataatgatttatataccaaaccctcgtgtttactgtctctatactttataatgatttatataccaaaccctcctgtttactgtctccatgctttatataccaaaccctcctgtttactgtctctatactttataatgatttttATACCAAACCCTCgtgtttactgtctccatactttatataccaaaccctcctgtttactgtctctatgctttataatgatttatataccaaaccctcctgtttactgtctccatactttatataccaaaccctcctgtttactgtctctatactttataatgatttatataccaaaccctcctgtttactgtctctatactttataatgatttatataccaaaccctcctgtttactgtctctatactttatataccaaaccctcctgtttactgtctctatactttataatgatttatataccaaaccctcctgtttactgtctctatactttataatgatttatataccaaaccctcctgtttactgtctctatactttataatgatttatataccaaaccctcctgtttactgtctccatactttatataccaaaccctcctgtttactgtctctatactttataatgatttatataccaaaccctcctgtttactgtctctatactttatataccaaaccctcctgtttactgtctctatactttataatgatttatataccaaaccctcctgtttactgtctctatactttatataccaaaccctcctgtttactgtctctatactttatataccaaaccctcctgtttactgtctctatactttataatgatttatataccaaaccctcctgtttactgtctctatactttatataccaaaccctcctgtttactgtctctatactttataatgatttatataccaaaccctcctgtttactgtctctatactttataatgatttatataccaaaccctcctgtttactgtctctgtactttataatgatttatataccaaaccctcctgtttactgtctctatactttatataccaaaccctcctgtttactgtctccgtactttataatgatttatataccaaaccctcctgtttactgtctctgtactttataatgatttatataccaaaccctcctgtttactgtctctatactttatataccaaaccctcctgtttactgtctccgtactttataatgatttatataccaaaccctcctgtttactgtctctatactttatataccaaaccctcctgtttactgtctctatactttatataccaaaccctcctgtttactgtctctatactttataatgatttatataccaaaccctcctgtttactgtctctatactttatataccaaaccctcctgtttactgtctctatactttataatgatttatataccaaaccctcctgtttactgtctctatactttataatgatttatataccaaaccctcctgtttactgtctccatgctttatataccaaaccctcctgtttactgtctctatactttatataccaaaccctcctgtttactgtctccgtactttatataccaaaccctcctgtttactgtctctatactttataatgatttatataccaaaccctcctgttaaCTACAGATCTACTTTATATAACAATAGGATCACTTCTTCTCTGCTCTGTAAGGCTGAGGCAGAGGCAAGGCCCGGCTGAGGCAGAGTCAAGGCCCGACTGAGGCTCCTGGCTGAGGCAGAGTCAAGGCCCGGCTGAGGCACCTGGCTGAGGCAGAGTCAAAGCCCGGCCGAGGCAGAGTCAAGGCCCGGCCGAGGCAGAGTCAAGGCCCGGCCGAGGCAGAGTCAAGGCCGGGCCGAGGCAGAGTCAAGGCCGGGCCGAGGCAGAGTCAAGGCCGGGCCGAGGCAGAGTCAAGGCCAGGCCGAGGCAGAGTCAAGGCCCGGTCGAGGCAGAGTCAAGGCCGGGCCGAGGCAGAGTCAAGGCCGGGCCGAGGCAGAGTCAAGCCCCCCTGCCGGGAAAGAAACGGGTCAAGGTCCAAACATTACCTTCTAAGTACAATTTTATCGAAACAGACTTTAAACCAAAGCGGCCATAAAACCCTCTTCTTGTGAGGGGAGTTGTTCTACAGTCAGGTTACTGATCAACTTGTTAAGGCCTCATCCCAAATGCCATCCTATTCCCTGTACAGAGCCCcgttgggccctggtcaaatgtagtgccctatatagggggtAGGGTGACATTTTGGACTTGGGAATGGTTAAGATCCTGAAGTCCgtggctgtagggctgtaggttgTCCCTGCCCAGGCCATAGAGATTAGGCCTGCCTGCTGTTAGGTTGTTGGGCTGtaggctgtagggctgtaggttATCGGGCTGTAGGCTGTAGCGCTGTTGGGATGTATGGCTGTTGGGCTGTTGGGCTGTagactgtagggctgtagggctttGGGCTGTAGGAGTGTagggctgaagactgtagggctgtagggctgtagggctgtagggctgtaggggtgTAGGagtgtagggctgtagggctgttggGTTtttgggctgtagggctgtagggctgtaggggtggagggctgaagactgtagggctgtagggctgtaggggtggaggggtCTAGGGCTGTAGGGGTGTAGGAGTGTGGGGTTGTAGGGCTGTTGGGTTtttgggctgtagggctgtaggggtggagggctgaagactgtagggctgtagggctgtaggagTGTGGGGCTGaagactgtagggctgtagggctgaagactgtaggggtggagggctgaagactgtaggggtggagggctgtaggggtggagggctgtAGGAGTGGagggctgaagactgtagggctgtagggctgaagactgtaggggtggagggctgaagactgtaggggtggagggctgtaggggtggagggctgtAGGAGTGTAGGGCTGAAGACTGTAGGAGTGTAGAGCTGAAGACTGTAGGAGTGTagggctgaagactgtaggggtggagggctgtAGGGGAGGAGGGCTGTAGAAGTGTAGGGGTGaagactgtagggctgtagggctgaagactgtaggggtggagggctgtaggggtggagggctgtAGGGTGTAGGAGTGTAGGGCTGTCGGGCTGTTGGGTTTTTGGGCTGTAGGAGTGTagggctgaagactgtagggctgtagggctgtagggctgtagggctgttggGTTtttgggctgtagggctgtagggatgtaggggtggagggctgaagactgtagggctgtagggctgtagggctgtaggggcGTAGGagtgtagggctgtagggctgttggGTTtttgggctgtagggctgtagggctgtaggggtgTAGGagtgtagggctgtagggctgttggGTTtttgggctgtagggctgtagggctgtagggctgtagggctgtaggggtgGAGGGCTGAAGACTTTAGGGCTGTACGGCTGTAGGAGTGTGGGGCTGaagactgtagggctgtagggctgaagACTATAGGGGTGGagggctgaagactgtaggggtggaaggctgtaggggtggagggctgtaggagtgtagggctgaagactgtaggagtgtagggctgaagactgtaggggtggagggctgtaggggtggagggctgtaggagtgtaggggtgaagactgtagggctgtagggctgaagactgtaggggtggagggctgaagactgtaggggtggagggctgtaggggtggagggctgtAGGGTTGGAGGGCtgtaggggtggagggctgtaggggtgcagggctgtaggggtggagggctgaagactgtagggcttgtagggctgaagactgtaggggtggagggctgtaggggtggagggctgaagactgtagggctgtagggctgtaggggtggagggctgtAGGAGTGTAGGGCTGAAGACTGTAGGAGTGTAGAGCTGAAGACTGTAGGAGTGTAGGGCTGAAGACTGTAGAGCTTGAGGGCTGTAGGGGAGGAGGGCTGTAGGAGTGTAGAGGTGaagactgtagggctgtagggctgaagactgtagggctgtagggctgaagactgtaggggtggagggctgtaggggtggagggctgtAGGGTTGGAGGGCTGTAGGGGTGTAGGAGTGTAGGGCTGTCGGGCTGTTGGGTTTTTGGGCTGTAGGAGTGTagggctgaagactgtagggctgtagggctgtagggctgttggGTTtttgggctgtagggctgtagggctgtaggggtggagggctgaagactgtagggctgtagggctgtaggggtggagggctgtAGGAGTGTAGGGCTGAAGACTGTAGGAGTGTAGAGCTGAAGACTGTAGGAGTGTAGGGCTGAAGACTGTAGAGCTGGAGGGCTGTAGGGGAGGAGGGCTGTAGGAGTGTAGAGGTGaagactgtagggctgtagggctgaagactgtagggctgtagggctgaagactgttggggtggagggctgtaggggtggagggctgtAGGGTTGGAGGGCTGTAGGGGTGTAGGAGTGTAGGGCTGTCGGGCTGTTGGGTTTTTGGGCTGTAGGAGTGTagggctgaagactgtagggctgtagggctgttggGTTtttgggctgtagggctgtagggctgtaggggtggagggctgaagactgtagggctgtagggctgtaggggcGTAGGAGTGTAGGagtgtagggctgtagggctgttggGTTTTTGGTtttagggctgtagggctgtagggctgtagggctgtaggggtggagggctgaagactgtagggCTGTAGAGCTGTAGGAGTGTGGGGCTGaagactgtagggctgtagggctgaagACTATAGGGGTGGagggctgaagactgtaggggtggaaggctgtaggggtggagggctgtaggagtgtagggctgaagactgtaggagtgtagggctgaagactgtaggggtggagggctgtaggggtggagggctgtaggagtgtaggggtgaagactgtagggctgtagggctgaagACTGTAGTTGTGGagggctgaagactgtaggggtggagggctgtaggggtggagggctgtAGGGTTGGAGGGCtgtaggggtggagggctgtaggggtgcagggctgtaggggtggagggctgaagactgtagggcttgtagggctgaagactgtaggggtggagggctgtAGGGGTGGAGGGCAGAAGACtctagggctgtagggctgtagggctgaagactgtaggggtggatggctgaagactgtagggctgtagggctgaagaattttctttctttctttctct
It contains:
- the LOC139412465 gene encoding uncharacterized protein; this encodes MTSMSSALQPYSLQPHTPTALQPYSLQPSTPTALQPYSPTALKPKTQQPYSPTLLHSYAPTALQPYSLQPSTPTALQPYSPKTQQPYSPTVFSPTLLQPKNPTARQPYTPTPLQPSNPTALHPYSPPPQQSSALQPYSLQPYSPTVFTSTLLQPSSPTALQLYSLQPYTPTVFSSTLLQSSALHSYSPPPLQPYSPTVFSPPPLQPYSPTAQKPNSPTALQPYSLQPYTPTAQKPNSPTALHSYTPTALQPYSPPPLQPSTPTVFSPTALQSSALQPYSLHLYTPTALLPYSPQALQSSALHSYSLQLYTPTVFSPTLLQPSTPTALQPYSLQPSTPTALHPYIFSPTLLQPSTPTAFHPYSLQPSTPIVFSPTALQSSAPHSYSRTALKSSALHPYSPTALQPYSPTAQKPNSPTALHSYTPTALQPYSPKTQQPYSPTLLRPYSPTALQPYSLQPSTPTSLQPYSPKTQQPYSPTALQPYSLQPYTPTAQKPNSPTALHSYTLQPSTPTALHPYSLQPYSPTVFTPTLLQPSSPTALHPYSLQPYTPTVFSSTLLQSSALHSYSPPPLQPSTPTVFSPPPLQSSALQPYSLQPSTPTALHPYSPPPLQSSALHPYSLQPYSPTVFSPTLLQPYSPTVFSPPPLQPYSPKTQQPYNPTLLHPYSPRPLHPYSPTALQSSALHPYSPTALQPKNPTALQPYTPTPLQPYSPTALQPYSLQPYTPTAQSPTALQSTAQQPNSHTSQQRYSLQPDNLQPYSLQPNNLTAGRPNLYGLGRDNLQPYSHGLQDLNHSQLPDAPSCPDTPSCPDAPSYPDAPSCPDAPSCPMPLAAPMPLAAPMPLAAPMPLAALSCPMPLAAPMPVAALSCPMPLASLMPLAAPMRLAAPMPLAAPMPLAAPSCPDAPSCPDAPNCPDAPNCPDTPSCPDAPSCP